The nucleotide sequence CGTCGGCGTAGCAGCTTGAGCTTGAGTGATTGTTGGCTCAGCCGTAGCTATCTTGTTGCTGGCGGGCTCGGAACTGCCGCAACCCGCAAGCGATGCACTCATCAGCAAGCAACAGGCGGCAACCTTCCATTGCCTATACGCTGAATGACGGACTCCCATGACTTACCTCCGATGGCCAGCTTACATGCGCGCCATGATCTGTTTCATCTCGTCGATCTCACGCTGCTGAGCAGGAATGATCTCCTCGCATAGACGCTTGATCTCGGCGTCTCTGATCGTCGCCTCACGGCACATCAGGATCGCACCGGAGTGATGCGGGATCATCGAGCGCAGGAACTGCTTGTCGCCGACCAGCCATTGCTGACGCGTCGCCAAGAAGGACAGCACTAGAATGACGGCAAAGAGGGCGTGAAGCGCCATGTTCAGGCGCTTGTTCTTATACATGCCGCCCATCATGATGAGCATCAGCGAGCCCATCGGTGCCCACATCATCAAAGCCATGTAGAAGAAGTTCACGTTCTGGATGAACTCACCGAGTGAGTTGATCATGGCGAACATGACGAAATACATGATGGCCAGGCTGATCGCGAGGTTCAGCGCGAGCAGCCAGTAGTGCCGTCGCATCATTGCGGGATCGTGCATTTCTCCATTGTGGTGCTGTGACTGCTGCATGTCCTAACTCCTCACCAGTTCAGGTGTGCGACCCCATGGATTAGCGACCCGCCGAACCAACCCTGGACAGCAATTGCGGCGGTCATCACTGAAAGCGAGAGGATCATTCCGGCACCCCGATCTTCCCACGGTCGACGCCAGGCCCAGAGTGCTAGCGCAAGGCCCCCGACCCCGATCCCCGTTCCAAGCCAGCGATGTGCAAGCAACAGGGGATCCGGGTCGTTGAGCTCGAAGCCAGCATTCAACCAGCCAAGAAGCGCCGCAAAAGGCGCGACGACTCCGCCGGCAATCACAAGGAACTGAACAGGCGTACTGAAAGCCGGACGGCGTTTTCCTACCACTGCCGTGAACAGGGCCGCCGGGAAGAAGGCGATCGGGAAATGCACGATGATCGAGTGAAAAGCGCCCAGCCAAGTCCGCACACGCTCAAGAAAGCTTAACTTCGAACGATCTGTGGGTGTCATCATCATCTCACCCATGTTCTCGTGCATCTCGCCCGGCGTCATCTGAGCGGAAGAGGCTTGCTGCTGCGGCTGCGGCTGCGGCTGCATCTGAGCCGAAGCGGCTTGCTGCTGCTGCAGTCGCTGCTGCGCAGCCCATTGCGCCTGCCGCTGCTGCTTGTGGCCCTCATGAGCAGCGGCCGAGGCCGAGAGCACCACTAACGCAGCCCAAAGCAGCACAAAGCCGATGACCAGCTGACGCCAGACTGATCTGCCAGGTTGAGTGAGGGTCATTGCGTGCGTGGCTTTCGGCCCGAGTTGTGCATCATGACGATCTTCCATCGACCATCGTCCTTGCGGAGGACGCTTGTCGCTACGCCGACGCGATCAACGGTTTCGCCGCCCTTGGTCTCGATGCGGTACTTGTAGGTCTCAACCGCGTGGGCTGCCGCTGGTCCAAGCAGGTGAACATCCACCTTGTAGTCCGAGAAGCGGAATGACCTGAACTCGCGCAACTCGGGACCGAGGTGATGCGCGAGGTAGTTGACGTATGTACCCTCTACACCGCCGGTCTCGAAGATCGCAGAGTTCTTCATGAACAAGCGCTCGGTGTTGGACGCGTCAAGTTTCTCAATCGCAGCCTTGTACTGCGCAAGAACGGTCTTGATTGCCGCGACTTCGGCGCGCTGGGCTGCGGCCGGCAGCGCTCGACTGGGTTGAGCAACCGCTGGGAATGCAACGAGCAGCGCGACGCTGAGCAAAAATGCGTGCTTCATCTAGCCTCTCCTTAGAACCAGGTTCGTACGCCGATGAGCAGCTGGAGAGCGCCCGCCTTCTCGCCCTCGGCTCGCCTGTAACTGGCGGTTCTGCCGAAAGCGCGCTCGTACTGAACACCAATGTATGGAGCGAACTCACGCCTGATGTCGTATCGAAGGCGGGCACCGAACTCAGCCTTGGACAGGCCAGCACCAACCCCGATCTCGCGGCTATTCTGAGCGGCAAAGTCGAACTCGACCCTTGGCTGCAGGATGAGGCGCTGCGTTATGCGCTGATCGTAATAGCCACCAACGCGAGCGGAGAGCTCGCCCTTGTTCGACAGGAAGAGCGCGCCCTCAACGTCGAAGAAGCTGGGGGCAAGTCCCTCCAACTGCACGGTGGCGTACACGCGCGATGGGTTCGGCTTGAAGTCATAGCGAAGCCCGCCTTGCACATTCCAGTATGGGTCTATCGCGTGGCTGTAGAGGGCCTGGACCTCGGCGCTCTCAATGCCCTCACCGAAGGCGCCTTCACCTTCGGTCTTGAGCCAGAACCGGTTTATGTCGCCGCCGTACCAGGCTTCGCTTTCCCAGCCGTAGCCATCAGCGCCCTTCCCAGCTCGATATTCAGCGATGTTGTTCAAGACCTGGAAGAACTTCTGGTCGCCATGAAACTCTTCGAGGTGGTGACGCCCCATGTCCATGGCCGCTCGGCCGTAGAATGCGTCCGCTGCATTCGCGGTGGGTACAGGCGGCGGCGGCGCGTTTCCGGCCGGAAGGTTGGTGCCCTCGAGCGCAGCACTGGATTGACCCGAGCCTTGGGCTGGACTCGGCGTGCAGTGACCCATGGCTGCATGCTCAGGCGGACAGGCCGCCTGAGCTGGCGCAGACTGAGACTTGGGGGCGGACACTGACTGAGCCTGGGACGCCGAGGGTGTGCAGTGACCCATCGCCGCATGCTCGGGCGGACAAGCGGTCTGACCCGTTGCAGCTGCAGGAGCAGCTGGGGTCGTTCGAGCAGGCGCTGCCTGCACCGTTGTTGGAGCTGCGGGTGTGCAATGTCCCATAGCGGCATGTTCTGGCGCACAGGTCGCCTGCGGAGGCGTCGATCGAGCCGGCGCAGCTCCCGAAGCCTGTTGCTGCGGAGACAGAGTCGGCTGAGGTTGGGGGGCCGGCGTACAATGGCCCATGGCCGCATGCTCGGGCGGACAGGCAGACTGTGCAGTTGAAGTGGACGCAGGCCTTGTTCCTGCCCCGGGCTGCTGTCTTTGCACGGGTCGAACCGGCGCGGGCGTGCAGTGACCCATGGCGGCATGCTCCGGAAGGCAAGCAGACTGCTCTGACGTACTTGCGGCAGGCTGATTGCTGTGCCCTGCATGTTGCGCTGCTGCAGGTGCTGCCGGCACGACAGCCGCTGCGGCTCCAAGCAGAGCCAGCTTAAGAGGCGAGGTCATTTTGCATGTCTCCCTGCAAGGGGCGCACGGTGACGACCCGCATCATCCCGGCAGTCATGTGGTAGAGGTTGTGGCAGTGGAACGCCCAGTCGCCGGCCGCATCGGCGGTCACGTCGAACGTCATTTTGCCTCCTGGCGGCACGTTCACGGTGTGCTTGCGAGGGGCGTAAGCACCATGGCCAGTGACCAGTTCGAAGAAATGCCCATGCAAATGGATCGGGTGGGGCATCATGGTGTCATTCACCAATGTGACACGCACCCGTTCGTTAAGCCGGAACGGAATGGGATCAGCGGGATCGCTGAGCTTCTTGCCATCAAAGCCCCACATGTAGCGTTCCATGTTTCCGGTAAGATGGATCTCCAACTGGCGGGTCGGTGCGCGGACATCGGGATTGCGCTGAAGGGCCACTAGATCACGATAGGTAAGCACCCTGTGATCCATGCCCTCAAGGCCCTGCGGTGGCTCGCCAGTTCGATCCATCGGCATCGGCGAGATCGACTGGACACCAGGGTTCTTGTCGACCTGAGGCGCGTTCTTGAAATCACGCATGCTCATGGATCCGTGATCCATACCCTGCATGGCGCCACCCTGCGCCGAAGAGCCATGTCCCATGGCCGAATGGTCCATGCCTGCCATCGAGCCAGCCGCAGCGGGTCCAGCAGTGCCATGACCCATGGCTGCGTGGTCCATGCCGGCCATAGAGCCTTGCCCCATGCCGCTCATCGTGGCTGCTACGGCCGCTCCGGCGGCAGCCTTGATCGTTCCGTGGTCGGTGGGCTCCTTCCAGCCCGTCAGCTTCCACAGATTGCGGGACGCGTTCTGCTCAGCCGAGG is from Sphingomonas sp. LHG3406-1 and encodes:
- a CDS encoding DUF305 domain-containing protein — its product is MQQSQHHNGEMHDPAMMRRHYWLLALNLAISLAIMYFVMFAMINSLGEFIQNVNFFYMALMMWAPMGSLMLIMMGGMYKNKRLNMALHALFAVILVLSFLATRQQWLVGDKQFLRSMIPHHSGAILMCREATIRDAEIKRLCEEIIPAQQREIDEMKQIMARM
- a CDS encoding DUF2231 domain-containing protein, yielding MEDRHDAQLGPKATHAMTLTQPGRSVWRQLVIGFVLLWAALVVLSASAAAHEGHKQQRQAQWAAQQRLQQQQAASAQMQPQPQPQQQASSAQMTPGEMHENMGEMMMTPTDRSKLSFLERVRTWLGAFHSIIVHFPIAFFPAALFTAVVGKRRPAFSTPVQFLVIAGGVVAPFAALLGWLNAGFELNDPDPLLLAHRWLGTGIGVGGLALALWAWRRPWEDRGAGMILSLSVMTAAIAVQGWFGGSLIHGVAHLNW
- a CDS encoding nuclear transport factor 2 family protein — translated: MKHAFLLSVALLVAFPAVAQPSRALPAAAQRAEVAAIKTVLAQYKAAIEKLDASNTERLFMKNSAIFETGGVEGTYVNYLAHHLGPELREFRSFRFSDYKVDVHLLGPAAAHAVETYKYRIETKGGETVDRVGVATSVLRKDDGRWKIVMMHNSGRKPRTQ
- a CDS encoding copper resistance protein B; protein product: MDMGRHHLEEFHGDQKFFQVLNNIAEYRAGKGADGYGWESEAWYGGDINRFWLKTEGEGAFGEGIESAEVQALYSHAIDPYWNVQGGLRYDFKPNPSRVYATVQLEGLAPSFFDVEGALFLSNKGELSARVGGYYDQRITQRLILQPRVEFDFAAQNSREIGVGAGLSKAEFGARLRYDIRREFAPYIGVQYERAFGRTASYRRAEGEKAGALQLLIGVRTWF